The region ATCTGCCTCTCTTTCCTAGGCTCCAGAAGCAGCGAGGAGCTCAGCGGCCTGGCCTTCCTGGActgcaacaccctgctcctgtgctgtgCCGAGGGGCAGCTGTGCCTGGCTGACGTTCGGCGGCCGCAGAGTCCCTTGGAGGCTGTGTCCGTCCCCTCGGCGCCGTGTGGCGAGCGGTGGTGCATGGGAGTCGGGCGCACACCTCAAGGCTCTGACTCAAGCTCCCAGCCCGTAGCTCGCCTCTCGAGCGGAGGACACCTCACCCTTACAGACCTAAGGAAAACCTCCGAGCCCTTGGCCTCGGCCAAGTGCAGAGTTCCCTCTCCCAGCTCGGGTGCGGAGTTCCTCTGCGTCTCCTGGGCTCCTGCTCTGGAAGGCTGCCTCGCTGTTTCAGGTAAGTGCTTTGGGCAGAGATCTCCTCTCCTGGATGCTTCACCCCATCTTTAAACACCCCACTTAGGGAGCTGTTGGTCAGAGCTTCTGGAGCCAGCGGCATGGTGAGCTCATCAtcctctgcagctgcctccCCTGCTTACAGAATGGGCctggatgggtgctgggggactcCTGCTTCCCTCCTGGGAGGACAAAGACCCCAAGCCCTCAGCAGACACTGCCCTGATAGTGCCAGTGACAGCCTGGCCGTGGGGATACTGCGCTGATAAGGCTGATAAAACTGATAAGAGCGAGACTGCCTCTTGGCCAGAGCATTGCAAATTCAGATGAGTGAATCTGCAAGCTTGTTGGATCTGGCCCATGTTCTCCCCAGGAGACAAGCTCCTTGGAggcttggctgctctgctgtcacAGATTGTCCCTCTGGGCCTGTGTCCCCATTTCTGTCTCAGCAGCCCTGCTGGGAGGTGAGCATGAGCCCAAGAGGACTAGAGCAAAACTAgagttgcagtctacaactacctgaagggaggttgtagtgaagtgggagttggcctcttctcccaggcaaccagcgataggacaagaggacacggcctcaagcttggccaggggagggtcaggttggacatgaggaagcatttcttctcagcaagggtcattagccattggaaggggctgcccagggaggtggtggagtcaccatctctggaggggtttaagaaaagcctggacatggcacttagtgccctggtctagttgccatggtggtgtcagggcaatggttgtactcgatgagcccagagggctcttccaacctcattgattctgggatttaGTTCTGCAATCTCTCTGATTCCCTTTTATTCAAGGTTTTGATGGGACCGTGCACGTGTACGAGGCGCAGAGCTGGGACAGCTCTGGCAGGGAAGCGGAGCCCATCTTCGTTCACAAAGGCCACGCGCTGGGTGGAGGGGACGGCAGCGGCAGCCCTCCCCTGGTCACAGTCCACACGTGGCACCCGCAGAAACCAAGAACTTTGTTGTCAGCTGCAAGCGACGGTTCCCTGCACGTTTGGGACTGGGTTCGGTCTTGTGGGAAGTGTGGGTAGATGGTGCTTTGTGGTGTGTTTCCTGTCTGTGTTCTCGTTTGCGTAGGCTGCGAGTATCTGTTTGCCTGCACATACTGCTTTGAGACACTTGTAGTGAACGGAGCCAACTGTAAAGAGTTCTGGTTTAATACAGTAAAAATTTTAATCATGTTACTTGTTCTGTGTACCAGCCTTCAGGTGATCGCTGTGGCTGGGTGGTAGCCCCGAGCTCTGGTTGTGGCTGCTAGCAGAGAACATCCTGCTGGCATTTCATTGTAGACCCATGGCGTTGTCTGCACCACCCAGTTtggaagaatcatagaatcagactggtttgggtgggaagggaccttaaagaccatctagtcccaactccctgccacgggcagggacaccttccaccagaccaggttgctccaagccccatccaacctggccttgaacactgccagggagggggcagccacagctgctctgggcaacctgggccagggtctcaccaccctcacaggcaagaatttcttcctcagatctcatctcaatctcccctcgttcagtttaaaaccgttccccctcgtcctgtcactccatgcccttgtaagaagtccctctccagctttcctgtagccccttcaggcactggaaggtgctagaaggtctccccggagccttctcttctccaggctgaacagccccagctctcccagcctgtctccagagcagaggggctccagccctctgagcatcttcgtggcctcctctggactcgctccaacagctccgtgtccttcttgtgttgggggcccagagctggacgcagcactgcagggggggtctcccgagagcggagcagaggggcagaatcccctccctcgccctgctggccacgctgctggggatgcagcccaggacaccgttggctttctgggctgccagcgcacgttgctggctcctggtgagcttctcgtcacccatcacccccaaaacagacaaaaatgttGGAGGAAATGGGCCATCCTGTGGCGTATTTAACCCCCTGTTTTCCAGGCACAAAGCACCAGGGGGAGGCTGTACACCCCACGGGCTGTTGGTATTTCATCTCCTGTGTGTCACGAGTAGTGGCCTCCACTCAGGAAGTGTCAGCGCAAACGCAGCctgcaaaaggaagaggaacaaCCTCCTCAGCCCCAGCTTTGCCCTCCCCCCGTGTAACTGGAGAGCACCCAGTCTCAGCAAAGGCGTTGGTATCTTGTTGGCTCTTTTCCCACTAACTGCAAGTTTAAATTTGATCGAGCTGATGTGATTTCCTGGGCCTGAGGAAGTCAGGCGATGACTCTTGCAACGCCTACGCTGTTACCAAGGTGTTACttggtgggggggaaaaaaaaactgtgtCTGCTCCTTCTGAAGCTGAGATGAGAGGGGGGCGGAGGGCAGGCGAGGTGGGTGAGGTGGGGTGAAGGTTGTACGTTGGGAGGAGGGTTCTTGAAGGCGCTGGGAATGGGGTGTGCTGAACTGCGCTGTGTCATGGCAACGGCTGTGTGCctgcgggggctgcagggaaaccTGCTGCTGTCCACGAGACAATGCAGGGAGCTCCATGCTGCTCGCCTCGCAGGTCTCCTCCCAGCACAAGCCACGGGGGCTCTTCCACTCCACACCCAAAACTATCCCTGCCTACGTGGCGGCGTGGGAAATGGGGGAGCGTGTCCTGCTCGAGACCGTGGAGTTTGATGCTTTGTCACCTACCATAGGTCTGTGGCACCACCACACAATcccagaatggttaagggtgggaagggccctctggagatcacccagcccaacccctgcccaagcagggtcacccagagcacgttgcacagggtcgtgtccaggcgggtttgaatatctccagagaaggagactcccccctccctgggcagcctgtgccagggctctggcaccctcacaccaaagaagttcctcctcatattcagatggaacttcccgtgtctcagtttgtgcccgttgccccttgtcctgtcgctgggcaccactgagaagagtctggccccatccccttgacacccccctgaggtatctgtgagcattgataagatccccctcaggctgctcttctccagctgaacagccccagctccctcagcttctcctcgtagcagagatgctccagcccttggaccatctccgtaccctctgctggactctctccagtagctcctgatctttcttgaactgggggacccagaactgcccacagttactccaggtgtggcctcagcagggccgtgtagagggggaggagaacctcccttgacctgctgcccacactcttcctcatgcaccccaggacaccattggccttcctggccccaagggcacattgttggctcatggtgagcttggtgtcccccagaactcccaggtccttctctgcagagcaccagcagcagcagttgctgtaccagcaaagaaaaaagcctgtttGAGCCCAGGAGGAGCTGCGCACTCATGCAGGGATGCCTGGTCCTCCTTACCGTCCCTGGAGGGTCCCCAGCAAAACCAGTCCAGCTGTGCCCATGTGAAACTGGTATGCCAGGGGTCTGAGGGGATTTCTGCCCCAGCTAGGAGGGCTGCTGGCTCTCCAGTCTCTACATCTGCTGGTGGGTGTCTTCCTGCCTGCTGTGGCAGAGCACAGCGTGCCCTTCCCCTGCACAGAGACCTCAAGGTTCATGAGTTTAGGAGGTGGCTTTTCTGGCCTGAGGCTGGCACTGGGTGCAGTCCCAGGAAGGGTGGCATGTGTCTGATGGGTACACAGGCATGGAGGGTTCCCCAGGTGGGATCCTGGCACTCGAGGGCTCTTTTTTGAGCAGCCCTGGGAGATGTGGCAAACTGAGGTGCACACCTCAGCTGCCGCAGCTCCTCTTGGCTCCTCCACAACATTTAGATGGAAACACCCACCAGGGTGAGGGTCTGCCCTTGGATCTGAGGAGGTGGGATGACCACTGCAGCCCATCCCAGCAAGCAGACTTCGTCTTCCTTGCTGTCTCCTTCGCGGGGAcgtgctggaggagctgccaagcagaaggagcagagcCAAGCCTGACCCTGTCCCATGTCACGGTGATGTAGGTAGCGCAGAGAGGACAGGGAAGCAAATTTGCTTGGCTTGCTGGAGAAATGGGGCTTGAGCAACAGCACAGTTTGTACTCATCtaaacttcccttttttttttccccaaaataactTAAGCTTGAACCAGATCTGACAGGGGACTGGAGACGTCCCAAACATGAAGTACTCACAGCTGCCGTGGAAAGGGATGATGCACAGAGGAGGGATCTCCCTTGAAACGTGACGCTGGAGAACTTCCATGGAGTGATCAGGTCATTTCTCCTGGAAATGCACCACGTGGACCTTGGGG is a window of Nyctibius grandis isolate bNycGra1 chromosome 2, bNycGra1.pri, whole genome shotgun sequence DNA encoding:
- the WDR73 gene encoding WD repeat-containing protein 73 is translated as MEAVGAGEEEADEWLLQSLRLYEDLHTFELQAPTRVIEWARGNRVYVAGYGLSGGNEILQLLPPPALQVKETQGLCPERDFKVECGGFSNRPVYSLKHVPDTSLLVTSGPPDSSLQVWQVSAEDSDVIKSVGAIPTENGTGQPWAKIATISARAPWVLHGSRLNSVQITEVESRKNIYMAGSRSSEELSGLAFLDCNTLLLCCAEGQLCLADVRRPQSPLEAVSVPSAPCGERWCMGVGRTPQGSDSSSQPVARLSSGGHLTLTDLRKTSEPLASAKCRVPSPSSGAEFLCVSWAPALEGCLAVSGFDGTVHVYEAQSWDSSGREAEPIFVHKGHALGGGDGSGSPPLVTVHTWHPQKPRTLLSAASDGSLHVWDWVRSCGKCG